The genomic region GGATTTCACAGCGGTGAACTACCACCTCCAGCTGAGGAGACAGAAGGTGTCGTGTCTGTGTCAGGCCACCAGGTGGCGCTGCTGATGTATAGGAAATAGTGTAATCCCCTATTAAAACACAGAaaagttcatagaaaaaatatttatttttttaattaaagaatTTGATTTCATAAAAATGAAACACATTATACAATAAGATTCAAACAGTCAACTTCCTGACGTCAGGAAACAAGAGCGGGTCAGTCACTTACAGCTCGGAGCGCTTTTCCTATATTTCCCAGGCTGCACTGTAGTCGCCCAAGGGCCCCCCGATTAGGGGCGTCCAGTTATAAGAATGCAAACGTTCACACCTTGATGGTGGGAGGGGGCAGGACCCCAATCTCTTCCCTCAAGGACTCCACCGTCTGCTCCCATCGCTTCTCATAGTAGAAGTTAAGAACGCAGCGGGCGTTACGCCCAGTCTGCACCGCCCAGGGAACCAGCTCCATCAATTTCTTCTTCCTCCTTCAAAGAAATAAATACGAGAAAAACTCAACCTTGATGTGTCAGGTACCTGACAGGACATGAATAATCCAGCATCTGCTAATCCCAAAAAATCCAATAATCCAGTACAGAAGTTTAAAATAATGGAGAATGTCACAAGAGCTGAAGCAGACGCCTCCTCATAATGAGACAGATAAGTGACAGTGGCAGATGATGGGTTAACACGTCGTTTTTTAGGCTCAAGTAGGTTCTTGACCCTCGGTGGAATATCTGACAATCCGGCACCTGTCACTGGTGCTGGATTATAGGGTTTTAATATACTTTCAGTTTTAATTCATACAGGtccaatacttctcacagctgggggattgttacaatgtatcctgtctagacaatcctctgtcaGCTAAACAAccaggactccagactgatacattgtaaccatCTCAGAGAATTATCTGGACTGGAcaaattgtaacaaaccctcagctgcagGAGAAGGGACCTTTTTCCCCCCTCTGGATATAAACGAGAATATtcccattccctgacagcaagcagagatcgcCAGTATTGAGATGACTTATTGCATTAAAGAGGATGTTCTACCCCAGGGACCTTTCCTGCAGGTCTGCGGTggcaatcatacttacctgagcCCCACGgctgggttctggctccatcGCCTCCCCTCAGGCGCCCCAggtcaacatccggtttgataTGGGTCACACGTAACCACTGTGGCCGGTCACTGGATGATGACGCAGGGAGACCTGTGGCGCCCCCAAGGGGGAGCGATGGAGCTAGAACCCAGcagtggggatcaggtaagtaggaTTTCCATGCTGGGCGTGGAGTTTAGGAGTCTGCAGAAATGGCCTCCAGAGGCGAACATGATGGCAGACTATCATCAATAGTGCACGGCAGCAGAGATTCCTCCTCCGTCCTGTACGCTCCTACCTGGCGCTGAGGCGCAGCGGTCCAaacacagctcccagcatgcacatgggCAGTCCGGTCTGCACCGCTTCAAACCACTTGACTACGACTTCCCCTGAAGGAAGAACACAATAGGATAAGCGGCATCAGTATCTCATCTGCCCCCTGCTGACCTGCCCAGTCTGACCCTCACCTAGCATGTTAGTCGGCATCCCCAGCAGGGTGTGCATGAGGTCATGGACTTCTCGGTATCGCTGGGCCACATAGGCCAGCTCCTCGTCATCAACAAACTTCACCGGCATGCGGGTGTCGGGCGTGACGTGCTGCGGAAAGACACAATATCCGTTAAACCCTGAGGAAGGGATCCACAGGCTGCATGATGCACTTTGAATGTGACTGGAGAAGAAGACAACATTCACCCTATGAAATATGGTAAAGGTGAGGGTACACTTACATTGACATCCAGGAACCTGACATATTCTCTGCCGAACGTCCCATCGGGCAACTCTCTAAACCTCTCAATATCCAGGTTAGACATCCGGATACGGGGGCGCTCCCTGCGGGAAGCAGCAGAGCAGAGTCAGcggcggtgccttctcaaacagctgatcggcaggggtgccggaccccaactgatcagatactaatcaaaatcctggaaaccccttttaacaaggcgtgaatgcagctctggatgtgaccggagtataaGACGGGGCATGCTGCATACAGATAACTCACTGCAGGATCTGCACCCCCTCTGGGTCTTTGCTCATTGTCTCGCGCAGCTTCTGCAGGGCCAGGGCGCCGGTGGTTTCCCCGAGAACCGCGATCATATCTGAAGATCAGAGACAGAAATCTCCTTATAATTCACTCTAAGGGCAGAGCTGAATTGGAGGATTTGGAAATGATGAATTACCCTGAAGAGGGGCAACAACAGGGCTCAAAATGTACGCATATTTAAAGGGCGTGTGCACTTTTGCAAGCAATTTTCTTTTCGCTCCAATGCATCCaagattttaaaaaaaggggTAAAGCCTCCTGTACCCGACCGTAATCGAGGATCCTCAAAATACAGATGCGGTCCGTGTGTATCCCGCACCTTTCATGGGCCCCATTGTAAAAatacctatttttgtctgcagaaCGGACAGGTTCTATCATTTGCAGCCTGAcctcaaagaaatgaatgggtccgtattggATCCTCATAAAATGCAGActgaaaatacggtcgtgtgcatgaggccgaaggcAAACGGGACTGATCAAGTATCCTGCAGCTCCCATGCAGAACTATGCGTCGCCATGGTTACAGATTACAAACCCTGTGTTgtctaaaggctactttcacgcgtttttcttttccggcatagagttccgtcctcggggctcaataccggaaaagaactgatcagttttatccccaggcattctgaatggagagcgatctgttcaggatgcatcaggacgtcttcagttcagtctttttgacttttcaggacggagataataccccagcatgctacggtttattctccggcccaaaaaactgaagacttgcctgaatgccgcatccggcattttttccataggaatgtattagagccggtattcaaaataccggaatgccggatccgtccatgcgcagaccgaaaaaaaaaggtgaaaaaaaaataaatggcggatccgtttttccggatgacaccggaaagacggatccggcatttcaatgcatttttctgactgatcaggatccggaTCAgtcggcatacgttttgccggatcactctgccgcaagtgtgaaagtagcctaatcctgcAGTCGTACTCCCCTCCACCAGACCAAGtgagcaggatcagactacacagagtttgcttgtagtctgttaccatggatacACAGAGAGAGGTGTTGGAGCTGTAGATGCAAACCGGTTGGAGAGTTTtacgttttttgttgttgtcgtTGTTTTAGATGCATGGTCTGTAGGGATCGGAACTTACCGTGTCTGTAGGGGTCATACAAGGACATGAAGGCAGAGCCGGCGGACAGCAGCAGCTTCTGGAGGGTGTTGGTGGGGATGTGGTGCGGGTACAGGCCTTGTGGATCACCGATCTGTAGAGGGGGTTCATGGTCCTCCGCTGGGATGTCATAGGCCTGGACCGAGGCGAACCGGACACCTGTCAGAAAAGACATTGATTTCAGAGGCTGAATATACAACGCTCTCCACCAGGAGATCAGATCAAGTCATTTTAATGGAGGCGACACAGGATTGAAACTGCACGATAAGCGTGCAACAAGTGTGCGGTCGCCGCTTCTCCCCGGCCATTCATAAGGAAGCACTCTGCTGAGGTCAGGCTGAAGGTCATGGAGACTTGCCTTTGCAGAGGGCAGGAGCAGCAGCCCCCAGGGTCCTCCATGCAGGGGCCAGCAGCAGCCCCCTCACCAGCAGTCCCATTCCCTCCCTACAACTTCCAGGGCACACTGGCAATTGTAatacagcaacagcagcaattacacaGCCTGGCTACGGCTACCGACGAGGGTCAACAGAACTTCAGGTAGCTCGCCACCTTGCGGTCACTCCAGGAACTGCACCCATGCTCGCCCAACATTACAGCAGGCCTCTCCCACTGATTGCTCCGGGTTACATCAGTCGTAAGGCACGAAGAGACAAGGGTTAATATGTTGT from Bufo gargarizans isolate SCDJY-AF-19 chromosome 9, ASM1485885v1, whole genome shotgun sequence harbors:
- the COQ4 gene encoding ubiquinone biosynthesis protein COQ4 homolog, mitochondrial isoform X1 — its product is MGLLVRGLLLAPAWRTLGAAAPALCKGVRFASVQAYDIPAEDHEPPLQIGDPQGLYPHHIPTNTLQKLLLSAGSAFMSLYDPYRHDMIAVLGETTGALALQKLRETMSKDPEGVQILQERPRIRMSNLDIERFRELPDGTFGREYVRFLDVNHVTPDTRMPVKFVDDEELAYVAQRYREVHDLMHTLLGMPTNMLGEVVVKWFEAVQTGLPMCMLGAVFGPLRLSARRKKKLMELVPWAVQTGRNARCVLNFYYEKRWEQTVESLREEIGVLPPPTIKVAAACGAKRDPG
- the COQ4 gene encoding ubiquinone biosynthesis protein COQ4 homolog, mitochondrial isoform X2, which translates into the protein MGLLVRGLLLAPAWRTLGAAAPALCKGVRFASVQAYDIPAEDHEPPLQIGDPQGLYPHHIPTNTLQKLLLSAGSAFMSLYDPYRHDMIAVLGETTGALALQKLRETMSKDPEGVQILQERPRIRMSNLDIERFRELPDGTFGREYVRFLDVNHVTPDTRMPVKFVDDEELAYVAQRYREVHDLMHTLLGMPTNMLGEVVVKWFEAVQTGLPMCMLGAVFGPLRLSARRKKKLMELVPWAVQTGRNARCVLNFYYEKRWEQTVESLREEIGVLPPPTIKDEIYK